In Macadamia integrifolia cultivar HAES 741 chromosome 13, SCU_Mint_v3, whole genome shotgun sequence, one DNA window encodes the following:
- the LOC122059376 gene encoding cytochrome P450 CYP72A219-like — MGEYAFIIVATVSFLLVLSCLWKVLCWLWWKPKKLEKYLREQGIKGTPYKFPYGNLREEMKLMEEVQSKPISLSHDIVPRVFPFVHQSINNYGKMFVSWFGPIPRVYITDPVLIRDILSNKFGHTQKPNTNPYAKFLVNGVASREGEDWAKHRRIINPAFHIEKLKEMLPAFYTSCCQLVNKWETLVASKGLCELDVWQELKNFTADVISRAAFGSNYEEGMKIFQLQTECAELITQASRSLYIPGFRFIPTQRNRRMKEIDREVQARLRRIINKRMMAREMEEASKNDLLGILLESNAREKKEGDNSKNAGLSMEEVMGECKLFYFAGQETTAVLLTWTIILLSIHPDWQSRARKEVLQVFGDNKPTFDGLNHLKIVTMVIYEVLRLYPPATMLNRFTYKEMKIGDITFPKGVWLILPATIVHRDRELWGEDAEEFNPERFSEGILKASKNQVVSFFPFGWGPRICVGKNFSLIEAKMAMVKILKHFWFELSPSYAHAPYTVVTLQPQYGAPIILHKNYET; from the exons ATGGGAGAATATGCGTTCATTATTGTGGCTACAGTCTCCTTCTTGTTGGTTCTTTCATGCCTGTGGAAAGTGTTGTGTTGGTTATGGTGGAAACCCAAGAAGCTGGAGAAGTATCTAAGGGAGCAAGGAATCAAAGGCACTCCCTACAAGTTTCCTTATGGGAATCTCAGAGAGGAGATGAAGTTAATGGAGGAAGTTCAGTCCAAACCCATCAGCCTCTCTCATGATATTGTGCCTCGTGTTTTCCCCTTTGTTCACCAGTCTATCAACAACTATG GGAAAATGTTTGTATCATGGTTTGGTCCAATCCCTAGAGTGTATATCACAGATCCAGTTCTAATCAGGGATATTTTGTCAAACAAGTTTGGACATACCCAAAAACCTAATACCAATCCATATGCTAAGTTTCTGGTGAATGGGGTTGCAAGCCGCGAAGGCGAGGACTGGGCGAAACACAGGAGGATCATTAACCCAGCCTTCCATATAGAGAagttgaag GAAATGCTACCTGCATTTTATACAAGCTGCTGTCAATTGGTTAACAAATGGGAGACATTGGTTGCATCAAAAGGACTCTGTGAATTGGATGTGTGGCAAGAACTCAAAAATTTTACTGCAGATGTCATTTCTCGAGCAGCATTCGGAAGTAACTATGAAGAAGGAATGAAGATATTTCAACTCCAAACAGAATGTGCTGAGCTTATAACTCAAGCTTCTAGGTCCCTTTATATCCCAGGCTTTAG GTTCATACCCACACAAAGGAATCGAAGAATGAAGGAAATAGATCGGGAGGTGCAAGCACGGCTACGGAGaatcatcaacaagagaatgATGGCTAGGGAAATGGAAGAAGCCAGCAAAAATGACTTATTGGGAATACTATTGGAATCCAATGctagagagaaaaaagaaggtgACAATTCTAAGAATGCAGGATTGAGTATGGAGGAAGTGATGGGAGAGTGCAAGCTATTCTACTTTGCTGGACAAGAGACTACTGCGGTTTTGCTTACATGGACAATAATTTTATTAAGCATTCATCCAGATTGGCAGTCACGAGCAAGGAAAGAGGTCTTGCAAGTCTTTGGGGACAATAAACCAACTTTCGATGGATTAAACCACCTAAAAATT GTGACTATGGTTATATATGAGGTTCTTAGGTTATACCCACCAGCAACTATGCTTAATCGGTTTACCTACAAGGAGATGAAGATAGGAGATATCACTTTTCCAAAAGGAGTGTGGCTCATATTGCCAGCAACTATAGTTCATCGTGATCGTGAACTTTGGGGTGAAGATGCTGAAGAGTTTAATCCAGAAAGATTTTCAGAAGGAATTTTAAAGGCAAGCAAGAATCAAGTAGTTTCATTCTTCCCATTTGGTTGGGGTCCTCGGATATGCGTTGGGAAAAACTTTTCTCTGATTGAAGCCAAGATGGCAATGGTAAAAATTCTAAAGCATTTTTGGTTTGAGCTATCCCCATCTTATGCTCATGCTCCTTACACTGTTGTCACTCTTCAGCCCCAATATGGTGCTCCCATCATCTTGCATAAAAACTATGAGACATAA